The Streptomyces sp. NBC_01244 genome contains a region encoding:
- a CDS encoding transposase: protein MQTKARTDQTTADWRRRYAIRAGCEATVSETVHAHGLRNCRYRGMARTHVQHVLTAAGTNIVRLSEYLSPGIPPPHRPRPGSRFKALCRSLPA from the coding sequence ATCCAGACGAAGGCCAGAACAGACCAGACGACAGCCGATTGGCGCCGGAGATACGCCATCCGCGCGGGCTGTGAGGCCACGGTCTCCGAGACGGTTCATGCCCATGGCCTGCGGAACTGCCGCTACCGCGGCATGGCCAGAACCCACGTCCAACACGTGCTGACAGCAGCCGGAACGAACATCGTCCGACTCAGTGAGTACCTCTCACCCGGCATCCCTCCTCCCCACCGGCCCCGGCCCGGAAGTCGCTTCAAAGCCCTCTGCCGAAGCCTGCCCGCCTAA
- a CDS encoding DinB/UmuC family translesion DNA polymerase yields the protein MAQSISAEHRFTTDELNPVEHHRALLTLTGHLGAILRADRKAASAVALTVRYADGSTTTRSRTLPEATAHTFLLTRTAYDLYATLSLQRARTSDLPLCAADEAPRQLTFDPDVDKLLAIEAVADRARNRYGVGAIKPASLAHTAR from the coding sequence ATCGCCCAGTCCATCAGCGCCGAGCACCGCTTCACCACCGACGAACTCAACCCCGTCGAGCACCACCGCGCCCTCCTCACACTGACCGGGCACCTCGGCGCCATCCTGCGCGCCGACCGCAAGGCCGCATCAGCCGTGGCCCTGACCGTGCGCTACGCGGACGGCTCCACCACCACGCGCAGCCGCACCCTCCCGGAAGCCACCGCCCACACCTTCCTCCTCACCCGCACCGCCTACGACCTGTACGCCACGCTCTCCCTGCAACGCGCGCGTACGAGCGATCTCCCCTTGTGTGCGGCCGACGAGGCGCCGCGCCAGCTCACCTTCGACCCCGACGTCGACAAATTGCTGGCCATCGAGGCCGTCGCAGACCGGGCCCGCAACCGCTACGGGGTTGGCGCGATCAAACCGGCCAGTCTGGCGCACACAGCGCGCTGA
- a CDS encoding DUF6000 family protein: MRLGASSLRLSGPERDLFVRELVQAAGEITPTELGILLEGGWRERTTASWLVAVSGRTDFRSHIGELLLASGGPYQGSLCIALATFGTSADADLLCAYLDRYLPEPGLIWDQTAVFSTLLHLDAVLGTERAAPYLAPGGLWQQWTVTTTNTVRDPQEYQQVVGQLCSFAGDALNSLPERKPGAEPRPGTGRRVLRAPR; this comes from the coding sequence ATGCGGTTGGGCGCAAGCTCACTGCGGTTGAGCGGACCTGAGCGCGACCTGTTCGTGAGGGAGCTGGTCCAGGCTGCCGGGGAGATCACTCCCACGGAACTCGGCATCCTTTTGGAGGGCGGGTGGCGAGAGCGCACGACGGCCTCCTGGCTGGTTGCCGTGTCCGGGAGGACCGATTTCCGGAGCCACATCGGCGAACTACTCCTGGCCAGCGGAGGCCCCTACCAAGGGTCTCTCTGCATCGCTCTCGCCACCTTCGGCACCAGCGCGGACGCCGATCTGCTCTGCGCCTACCTTGATCGCTACCTGCCCGAACCCGGCCTCATCTGGGACCAGACCGCGGTATTCAGCACACTGCTCCACCTCGACGCCGTCCTGGGGACCGAGCGAGCAGCCCCCTACCTCGCCCCTGGGGGACTATGGCAGCAGTGGACCGTCACCACGACGAACACGGTGCGGGATCCGCAGGAGTACCAGCAGGTCGTGGGCCAGCTCTGTTCCTTCGCAGGCGATGCGCTGAACTCTTTGCCAGAACGGAAACCAGGAGCTGAGCCCCGACCTGGCACTGGACGCAGAGTGCTTCGAGCTCCTCGGTAG
- a CDS encoding TSUP family transporter has protein sequence MGDAAHKVLAALMVLMAAALLVTHTTTLGTLGLPLWAQVPCGVAAGFGIGVVAAVMGVAGGELLIPTIVLLFGEDIKTAGSLSLLVSLPTMLVAFARYSRDGSFAVLGANIRFATIMAAGSIVGAVLGGLLLGVFPDLVLIPALVVILLVSAVKLARHD, from the coding sequence GTGGGCGATGCAGCACACAAGGTGCTGGCCGCCCTGATGGTGCTCATGGCCGCCGCCCTGCTGGTCACGCACACCACAACCCTGGGCACCCTCGGCTTGCCCTTGTGGGCGCAGGTGCCATGCGGGGTCGCAGCTGGCTTCGGCATCGGGGTGGTCGCGGCCGTCATGGGCGTGGCCGGAGGCGAACTGCTGATCCCGACGATCGTTTTGCTGTTCGGGGAGGACATCAAAACCGCCGGAAGCCTCTCCCTGCTGGTCTCCCTGCCGACCATGCTGGTGGCCTTCGCCCGCTACAGCCGCGACGGCAGCTTCGCCGTCCTCGGCGCCAACATCCGCTTCGCCACGATCATGGCCGCAGGCTCCATCGTCGGCGCCGTCCTGGGCGGGCTGCTGCTCGGCGTGTTCCCGGACCTCGTCCTCATCCCTGCACTGGTCGTGATCCTGCTCGTCTCCGCGGTCAAGCTCGCCCGTCACGACTGA
- a CDS encoding ISL3 family transposase, whose protein sequence is MRGFVFALAFTLVFEAGRCGPDCFAFTGSRSGFRTVRTPAPDPSAFVVRGCSRRGGTADGLSSGAITAGRSGWPAVGQRRQRQRPTGLPLGSGSWDRDLRAVLRGLVVGGGDGDATAYKPYLERRWSQGCTNARALHREITERGYLNGYAPVRDYLVAFRLTPGTPPPGPPSVRRVTGWLTRHPGTLSEEEHQHLKMIMARCPELEAAHQHVRDFGEILTCRLGGLLPGWIDTVVRDDLPGLTGFARSLNSDFAAVTAGLTLPWSSGGTEGAVNRIKKIKRQLYGRAEFELLRKMILLQ, encoded by the coding sequence TTGCGCGGCTTCGTCTTCGCTCTGGCCTTCACCTTGGTTTTCGAGGCCGGGCGCTGCGGGCCGGACTGCTTCGCCTTCACCGGCAGCCGCTCCGGCTTCCGTACCGTTCGCACTCCCGCGCCTGATCCGTCGGCCTTCGTCGTGCGGGGCTGTTCCCGGCGAGGGGGCACGGCCGACGGGCTCTCCTCGGGCGCGATCACCGCGGGCAGGAGCGGGTGGCCGGCTGTCGGGCAACGGCGTCAGCGGCAGCGCCCCACTGGTCTCCCGCTGGGAAGCGGGAGCTGGGACCGAGACCTTCGTGCGGTCCTGCGGGGGCTTGTTGTCGGCGGGGGCGACGGAGACGCCACCGCTTACAAGCCATACCTGGAACGCCGCTGGTCACAGGGGTGCACAAACGCCCGCGCCCTGCATCGCGAGATCACCGAACGGGGCTACCTCAACGGCTACGCCCCCGTCCGCGACTACCTCGTGGCCTTCCGCCTCACCCCCGGAACGCCGCCGCCCGGACCGCCGAGTGTCCGCCGGGTCACCGGCTGGCTCACCCGCCATCCCGGCACGCTCAGCGAAGAGGAACATCAACACCTCAAGATGATCATGGCCCGGTGCCCCGAGCTGGAAGCCGCCCACCAGCACGTCCGCGACTTTGGAGAGATCCTCACCTGCCGCCTCGGCGGCCTGCTCCCCGGCTGGATCGACACCGTCGTCCGGGATGACCTGCCCGGGCTGACAGGCTTCGCCCGCAGCCTGAACAGCGATTTCGCGGCCGTCACCGCCGGCCTCACCCTGCCCTGGAGCTCCGGCGGCACCGAAGGAGCCGTGAACCGCATCAAGAAGATCAAGAGGCAGCTCTACGGACGCGCCGAATTCGAACTACTCCGCAAGATGATCCTGCTCCAGTAA
- a CDS encoding transposase translates to MRDRLDELFVDEDFAAWYPADGRPGLSPARLALVSVLQYAENLTDRQAAEAVRRRLDWKYCLGLELDDAGFDFSVLSEFRDRLAEGDRADRLLAVMVERLAAAGLVKRRGRVRTDSPHVLAAVRRLNRGELVAETLRMALEELVVNGEEWLAALVTADWGDRYGRPVRYDRLPRGGDALIAYVLRVGEDGMHILRAVNDADAPPGLRELPAVEVLRQVWVQQYWIDEDGRLCWRGLKSSRDRASRRTTERRNTGKASADGRPDPASARVPWSGMEIVTPHDPEARYSQKVTAAGQRDWIGYRDHQTETCDEIGPNVIVQVTTRPAPEQDIDALDLIHEGLTTQGFQPTEHVVDSGYISPDSIHHAAQKWDITLFGPVRDDPQAGKRPGFAKQDFRIDWQARTLTCPNGVTSPAWKPTLGDGHPRLSVLFPRKACRECADRLKCTGNAEGKGRHVFLMP, encoded by the coding sequence ATGCGTGACCGCCTGGACGAGTTGTTCGTCGACGAGGACTTTGCCGCCTGGTATCCGGCGGACGGGCGCCCGGGTCTGTCGCCGGCCCGGCTCGCGCTGGTGTCGGTGTTGCAGTACGCGGAGAATCTGACCGACCGGCAGGCGGCGGAGGCCGTCCGGCGCCGTCTGGACTGGAAGTACTGCCTGGGCCTGGAGCTCGATGATGCGGGCTTCGACTTCTCGGTGCTGAGCGAGTTCCGTGACCGGCTGGCCGAAGGGGACCGCGCGGACCGGCTGCTGGCCGTGATGGTTGAACGTCTTGCCGCTGCAGGACTGGTCAAACGCCGCGGCAGGGTCCGCACCGACTCGCCCCACGTGCTGGCTGCAGTACGCCGGCTGAATCGGGGTGAGCTGGTCGCCGAGACCCTCAGAATGGCTCTGGAAGAGCTCGTGGTGAACGGCGAGGAATGGCTGGCCGCACTCGTCACCGCGGACTGGGGTGACCGCTACGGCCGCCCGGTCCGCTACGACCGGCTTCCCCGCGGAGGTGATGCCCTGATCGCCTACGTCCTGCGGGTCGGCGAGGACGGCATGCACATCCTGCGGGCCGTCAACGACGCCGATGCCCCACCCGGACTGCGGGAATTGCCCGCCGTTGAAGTCCTGCGGCAGGTCTGGGTCCAGCAGTACTGGATCGACGAGGATGGCCGACTGTGCTGGCGGGGACTAAAATCCAGCCGGGACCGGGCCAGCCGCAGGACGACCGAGCGCCGCAACACGGGCAAGGCATCCGCGGACGGCCGGCCAGATCCCGCTTCGGCGCGAGTGCCGTGGTCGGGCATGGAGATCGTCACCCCGCACGATCCCGAGGCCCGATACAGCCAGAAGGTCACCGCTGCCGGACAGCGGGACTGGATCGGCTACCGCGACCACCAGACCGAGACGTGCGACGAGATCGGCCCGAACGTGATCGTCCAGGTCACCACTCGGCCAGCGCCCGAGCAGGACATCGACGCTCTCGACCTCATCCACGAGGGACTGACCACGCAGGGATTCCAGCCCACCGAACACGTCGTCGACAGCGGCTACATCTCGCCCGACAGCATCCACCACGCCGCCCAGAAGTGGGACATCACGCTCTTCGGACCGGTCCGGGACGACCCGCAGGCCGGCAAACGGCCCGGCTTCGCCAAACAGGACTTCCGCATCGACTGGCAGGCCCGCACCCTGACCTGCCCAAACGGCGTGACGAGCCCGGCCTGGAAGCCCACACTAGGTGACGGCCACCCCAGGCTCTCTGTCCTCTTCCCTCGCAAAGCCTGCCGCGAATGCGCCGACCGACTCAAATGCACAGGCAACGCCGAAGGCAAGGGCCGCCATGTCTTCCTGATGCCATAG
- a CDS encoding sulfite exporter TauE/SafE family protein: MEPYLVPVVLIAVFGAFAVSAAAGFGGSLILVPTLALVLGTKPGVAMAALLLAANNLVKVVAYRKTLPYRQAAPVIALVAVGTFLGAKLLVSAPERAVTLAVILSFVVAFLVESLQFARIRRLSAPLLAFTSGATSGFSGTSGPLKGLAVRGLPLDRLHLVGALSLTSLVGDVTKTAIWTDASLLVGKDYLIALACLPLMLSATFLGRRFNTKIGERGYSGLFWAVMVGYTGRLLAGL; this comes from the coding sequence ATGGAGCCGTACCTGGTCCCGGTTGTGCTCATCGCCGTGTTCGGCGCCTTCGCGGTCTCCGCGGCAGCTGGTTTCGGCGGCAGCCTGATCCTCGTACCCACGCTGGCCCTGGTGCTCGGCACCAAGCCCGGGGTGGCCATGGCAGCCCTCCTCCTCGCGGCCAACAACCTGGTCAAGGTGGTCGCATACCGGAAGACGCTGCCGTACCGGCAGGCGGCTCCCGTGATCGCCCTCGTTGCCGTCGGCACTTTCCTGGGCGCGAAGTTGCTGGTCTCCGCGCCGGAGCGAGCTGTGACGCTGGCTGTGATCCTCAGCTTCGTGGTGGCATTCCTGGTGGAATCGCTCCAGTTCGCGCGTATCCGGCGCCTAAGTGCACCGCTGCTGGCGTTCACGTCCGGCGCGACGTCCGGATTCAGCGGCACCTCAGGTCCCCTGAAGGGGCTCGCCGTCCGCGGTCTGCCCCTGGACCGTCTGCACCTCGTCGGTGCGCTGTCGTTGACCTCGCTGGTCGGTGACGTGACCAAGACGGCGATCTGGACGGACGCGTCGCTGCTCGTGGGCAAGGACTACCTGATCGCTCTCGCGTGCCTGCCCTTGATGCTGTCTGCGACGTTCCTCGGACGGCGTTTCAACACCAAGATCGGCGAGCGGGGCTACTCGGGCCTGTTCTGGGCCGTGATGGTGGGCTACACCGGACGTCTACTGGCCGGCTTGTGA
- a CDS encoding WD40/YVTN/BNR-like repeat-containing protein has translation MDVYGSGATGDADATATLEVLPRDCLQGTKVDVRGEGWHGWSVGLTVDGRPAHVARVPLGLAGPEGILPDGSGAFVVQVSTWRLPPGNHTVTATSSHESRQITVRNTLVIRAHENPFPPDPHGHPADLREGAEAEELEDPIGRDRYFFERRFGHIERVPLGVRARQIEEIRALRARRDLLETGPAAMSQERTGEADRSAPVSGAANWTPVGPGPVLLPSDTNSGRTLAIAIDPTDTSTMYVGTAGGGLWKSTDRGLTWSPKTDFQRSLAIGTVAIDPNNRLHIVAGTGEYNNSYGGTYYGNGLLRSRDGGTTWTELGTTVFEQDEISRVLFDPTDTTGQRQFLSSSIGVYGTTDDGVNWLSLRAGSASDLVALVPPGSAAGTVQLIAAFNSFGLWTSTRTSGTWSTWTRISSPALPTQHDRIELTQRRGVPSTIIAVFALNGDLAGMARTADGGTTWSAVSIRLNVTSDYASSLGGPGPHFHSVVVPGADLIAPAADHTYTTLQSGGGGGAPHTHTLVLTAQQIATMARGGPGFSAVTSADSTGHTHSFFFRLCGQAGYDLHVAVHPVNTSILFLGEVKLYRSLSNGGNFTPLPGIHADHHAFAFDPVSTSTCWDVNDGGVYVSTNNGTTWTSRNRHLATLQYISIAQHSTWDSVMLGGTQDNGIQRYEGLPGWTHVGDGDGGFTAIDPQKPTRMYRQHIHDQIFRSDDAGKTWLLKNSGINSGAGFYSPFAFDPGNPNTCYFGGRELWRSTNNADTWTPVTSGVGTSITAIAVHSDNKTIYIGTNLGQVYRLLRTGATWNPSDVTRTDVTAPMPLSAVSDLAVDNTGTVWATLGSILQSEGPGEFINDHVWRRGANDTAWTSRSNGLARANPVNTIVIDSADNNRLFCGADVGVFRTDNAGLNWYPWDQGLPNAPVFHLAVHGPRRLLRAATHGRSVWERPIDASTASTVDLYMRDHRVDSGRGGTPIGIIDPFDPNETNRLWWWQSPDIVVDAPTPNFQTTSPVSDFVALSRIQHRSLQRGSVNRVYVQVHNRGAGAAANVQVRAFIADASAGLPPLPADFWAGGRPFTGDPTATSWTPIGPTRTVALLKPAEPAVLAWDYTAPLSASSHSCILAVTTCAQEPLNGAGITDVGTLVTTRKHVTLKNLQIASLSPGVTAPDDAFVLYLNNPAHVERPFTMVVHWADLPPGTRLFSAFEEEKDGQSPQPGNGVRPIDHGPEVLPTRFTDRQGRVRYFDLQHAYELLAGEDRQTLVQDLRIPPSQSRTVALSIQLPEGMEAGSQGELHVLQKDGERLVGGTTYIVRAAPQPVGEDGPGGEAGDAGDAADAHDEDNPHSSS, from the coding sequence ATGGACGTGTACGGGAGCGGTGCGACTGGTGATGCGGACGCCACGGCGACGCTTGAGGTGTTGCCGCGGGATTGTCTGCAGGGAACGAAGGTCGATGTCCGGGGCGAGGGCTGGCACGGCTGGAGCGTGGGTCTCACCGTCGACGGCCGTCCGGCTCACGTGGCACGTGTGCCGCTCGGCCTGGCCGGACCCGAGGGCATCCTGCCGGACGGATCCGGGGCCTTCGTTGTTCAAGTGTCAACATGGCGGCTGCCGCCGGGTAATCACACGGTGACTGCCACGTCCTCACACGAGAGCCGCCAGATCACCGTCCGCAACACGCTCGTCATACGGGCACACGAGAACCCGTTCCCCCCAGACCCGCACGGCCATCCTGCCGACCTGCGCGAAGGGGCGGAGGCAGAAGAGCTCGAGGATCCCATTGGGCGCGACCGCTACTTCTTCGAGCGGCGTTTCGGCCACATCGAGCGTGTACCGCTGGGTGTCCGGGCGAGGCAGATCGAGGAGATTCGCGCGTTGCGGGCCCGCCGGGACCTGCTGGAGACGGGTCCTGCGGCCATGAGCCAAGAGCGTACGGGGGAGGCCGACCGGTCGGCCCCGGTGTCGGGCGCAGCGAACTGGACGCCCGTGGGCCCTGGGCCGGTCCTGTTGCCCAGCGATACGAACAGCGGCAGGACGCTCGCCATCGCCATCGACCCCACGGACACGAGCACCATGTACGTGGGCACGGCCGGGGGCGGGTTGTGGAAGAGCACCGACCGGGGGCTGACCTGGTCGCCCAAGACCGATTTCCAACGAAGTCTGGCCATCGGCACCGTGGCCATCGACCCGAACAACCGGCTGCACATCGTCGCCGGGACCGGCGAGTACAACAACAGCTACGGCGGGACCTACTACGGCAACGGCCTGCTCCGGTCACGGGACGGCGGCACGACGTGGACCGAGCTCGGAACCACCGTCTTCGAACAGGACGAGATCTCCCGGGTCCTGTTCGACCCGACGGACACCACCGGGCAGCGCCAGTTCCTCTCGTCCAGCATCGGCGTGTACGGGACCACTGATGACGGGGTGAACTGGCTTTCTCTGAGGGCCGGTAGCGCCAGCGACCTGGTGGCCCTGGTGCCGCCGGGTTCCGCGGCCGGAACCGTGCAGCTCATCGCGGCCTTCAACAGCTTCGGTCTGTGGACGAGTACCCGCACCTCCGGCACGTGGTCGACCTGGACCCGGATCTCGTCCCCCGCTCTGCCGACCCAGCACGACCGGATTGAGCTCACTCAGCGGCGGGGCGTTCCCTCAACGATCATTGCCGTGTTCGCCCTGAACGGCGACCTCGCCGGCATGGCCAGGACTGCGGACGGCGGCACGACCTGGTCGGCCGTTTCCATCCGGCTCAACGTCACATCGGATTACGCCTCGAGCCTGGGCGGCCCGGGGCCGCACTTCCACTCGGTCGTGGTGCCAGGTGCAGACCTCATCGCTCCGGCGGCAGACCATACGTACACGACCCTGCAAAGCGGCGGTGGCGGAGGCGCCCCACACACGCACACGCTCGTGCTCACGGCACAGCAGATCGCCACGATGGCCAGGGGTGGTCCTGGTTTCTCGGCTGTGACCAGCGCTGACTCCACCGGCCACACGCACAGCTTCTTCTTCCGGCTGTGCGGTCAGGCCGGCTACGACCTCCACGTCGCCGTACACCCCGTCAATACCAGCATCCTGTTCCTGGGCGAAGTGAAGCTGTATCGGAGCCTCTCGAACGGCGGCAACTTCACCCCCCTGCCCGGCATCCATGCGGACCACCATGCCTTCGCTTTCGACCCGGTCTCCACTTCGACCTGTTGGGACGTCAATGACGGTGGGGTCTACGTGTCCACGAACAACGGGACGACTTGGACGTCCCGCAACAGGCACCTGGCCACGCTGCAGTACATCTCCATCGCCCAGCACTCGACCTGGGACAGCGTGATGCTGGGTGGTACCCAGGACAATGGCATCCAGCGCTACGAGGGCCTGCCTGGCTGGACGCACGTGGGCGACGGCGACGGCGGGTTCACAGCGATCGACCCGCAGAAGCCCACGCGTATGTATCGCCAGCACATCCACGATCAGATCTTCCGCTCGGACGACGCCGGGAAGACCTGGCTACTGAAAAACAGCGGCATCAACAGTGGCGCCGGCTTCTACTCGCCCTTCGCCTTCGATCCCGGCAATCCGAACACCTGCTACTTCGGCGGCAGGGAACTCTGGCGCAGTACCAACAACGCCGACACCTGGACGCCCGTCACCTCAGGAGTCGGCACGTCGATCACCGCCATCGCGGTTCACTCCGACAACAAGACGATCTACATCGGAACCAACCTCGGTCAGGTCTACCGACTGCTGCGCACAGGCGCGACGTGGAACCCCTCGGACGTGACCCGCACCGACGTGACCGCCCCCATGCCCCTCTCCGCTGTTTCCGACCTGGCAGTGGACAACACCGGCACGGTGTGGGCCACGTTGGGTTCCATTCTTCAGAGTGAAGGCCCCGGAGAGTTCATCAACGATCATGTCTGGCGCCGGGGAGCGAACGACACCGCATGGACGTCGCGTTCCAACGGACTGGCCCGCGCCAACCCGGTCAATACGATCGTCATCGACTCGGCCGACAACAACCGGCTCTTCTGCGGAGCCGATGTCGGAGTGTTCCGCACCGATAACGCGGGCCTGAACTGGTACCCGTGGGATCAGGGCCTGCCCAACGCCCCCGTCTTCCACCTCGCTGTGCACGGCCCCCGCAGACTGCTGCGGGCCGCGACGCACGGCCGCAGCGTGTGGGAGCGTCCGATCGACGCATCTACGGCCAGCACGGTCGACCTGTACATGCGTGACCACAGGGTCGACTCCGGCCGTGGTGGCACGCCGATCGGCATCATTGATCCGTTCGACCCGAACGAGACGAACCGGCTTTGGTGGTGGCAGAGCCCCGACATAGTCGTTGACGCTCCCACGCCCAACTTCCAGACCACCTCGCCGGTGTCCGACTTCGTGGCGCTGAGCCGCATCCAGCACCGCAGCCTCCAGCGCGGCAGCGTCAACCGTGTCTACGTTCAGGTGCACAACCGCGGCGCGGGCGCGGCGGCCAATGTCCAGGTGCGCGCCTTCATAGCCGATGCGTCAGCAGGCCTACCGCCGCTGCCGGCTGATTTCTGGGCAGGCGGCAGGCCCTTCACCGGGGATCCGACGGCCACCTCATGGACCCCGATCGGGCCGACCCGCACGGTTGCTCTGCTCAAGCCTGCGGAGCCTGCCGTACTCGCCTGGGATTACACGGCTCCCCTCTCCGCGTCTTCGCACTCCTGCATCCTCGCAGTGACCACTTGTGCGCAGGAGCCGCTGAACGGCGCAGGCATCACCGACGTCGGCACCCTGGTGACCACGAGGAAGCACGTCACGCTCAAGAACCTCCAGATCGCAAGCCTGTCCCCGGGCGTGACCGCCCCCGACGACGCCTTCGTCCTCTACCTCAACAACCCGGCCCATGTCGAACGTCCGTTCACGATGGTCGTCCACTGGGCAGATCTGCCACCCGGGACCCGGCTCTTCAGCGCCTTCGAGGAAGAGAAGGACGGCCAGAGTCCCCAGCCGGGTAATGGCGTCAGACCGATCGATCACGGGCCCGAGGTCCTCCCCACCCGGTTCACCGACCGCCAGGGCCGGGTCCGCTACTTCGACCTCCAACACGCCTACGAGCTGCTCGCCGGGGAAGACCGGCAGACTCTGGTGCAGGATCTGCGCATTCCGCCCTCCCAATCCCGCACCGTGGCCCTCAGTATTCAGCTCCCGGAGGGGATGGAGGCGGGCAGTCAAGGCGAGCTGCACGTTCTTCAGAAGGACGGAGAACGGCTGGTAGGAGGCACCACCTACATCGTCCGCGCCGCGCCCCAACCGGTGGGTGAAGACGGCCCCGGCGGGGAGGCCGGCGATGCTGGCGACGCGGCCGACGCTCATGACGAGGACAACCCGCACTCCTCGTCGTAG
- a CDS encoding IS481 family transposase, with translation MSHRNARLTVFGRRLLVDRVASGRPVAHVAAEMGISRATAHKWVRRWRAEGEAGLHDRSSRPHRTPHRTPAAIEAKVCDLRRTRKLGPARIGPVLGLPASTVHRILTRHGLNRLAWFDRPTGTVIRRYERDRPGELVHIDVKKLGRIPDGGGHKVLGRQAGRTTRSAMGFDYVHSAVDDHSRLAYSEIHPDEKAATCAGFLTRAAAFFLSQGITRIERVLTDNAWAYRKGLAWKNVLADLGASGKLTRPYRPQTNGKVERFNRTLLDEWAYLRPYTSNDERTAALTDFLHTYNHHRCHTALDGKPPISRVNNPAGQYT, from the coding sequence GTGTCCCACCGTAATGCCCGGCTGACTGTCTTCGGTAGGCGGCTGTTGGTCGATCGGGTCGCATCGGGACGTCCGGTCGCCCACGTAGCAGCCGAGATGGGCATATCGCGGGCCACTGCCCACAAGTGGGTGCGCCGGTGGCGGGCCGAGGGCGAGGCGGGTCTTCACGACCGGTCCAGCCGGCCTCACAGGACGCCGCACCGGACCCCGGCCGCCATCGAGGCGAAGGTCTGCGACCTGCGTCGGACCCGCAAGCTGGGCCCCGCGAGGATCGGCCCGGTCCTGGGCCTGCCCGCTTCGACCGTCCACCGGATCCTGACCCGCCACGGCCTGAACCGGCTCGCCTGGTTCGACCGCCCCACCGGCACCGTGATCCGCCGCTACGAACGCGACCGCCCGGGCGAGCTGGTCCACATCGACGTGAAGAAACTCGGCCGGATCCCCGACGGCGGCGGCCACAAAGTCCTGGGCCGCCAGGCCGGCCGCACCACCCGCTCCGCCATGGGCTTCGACTACGTCCACTCCGCCGTCGACGACCACTCCCGCCTCGCCTACAGCGAGATCCACCCAGACGAGAAAGCCGCCACCTGCGCGGGCTTCCTCACCCGCGCGGCCGCGTTCTTCCTCTCCCAGGGCATCACCCGCATCGAACGGGTCCTGACCGACAACGCCTGGGCCTACCGCAAAGGCCTGGCCTGGAAGAACGTCCTGGCCGACCTCGGCGCGAGCGGCAAACTCACCCGCCCCTACCGGCCCCAGACCAACGGCAAAGTCGAACGCTTCAACCGCACCCTGCTGGACGAATGGGCCTACCTACGGCCCTACACCTCAAACGACGAACGGACAGCAGCCCTGACAGACTTCCTCCACACCTACAACCACCACCGCTGCCACACCGCACTCGACGGCAAACCACCCATCAGCCGCGTCAACAACCCTGCAGGTCAATACACCTAG